Below is a window of Hydrogenovibrio crunogenus DNA.
CGAGGATTTGCCGTTGTGGCAGGTGAAGTCAGAAGCCTTGCCGGGAAATCGGCGGAAGCGGCAAAAGACATTCGACAATTGATTGATAATACTGTCGAAAAAGTGCATGAGGGCGCTAAACTTGCGGATGAATCTGGTAAAGCACTTGAATTAATCAATGACTCTATCGCTAAAATTGGTAATTATGTCAGTGAAATTTCTCAAACAACTGCAGAGCAGGCGAAAGGCGTAGAACAAGTTAATATTGCCATCAGCAGCATCGACCAAGTGACGCAACAAAACTCTGCTCTGGTAGATGAAACTGCCGACAGAACAACCGATATGAGCAAACTGGCTGAAGACGTCAACAATGTCATCAGCACCTTTAAAATCGACCTGAACCAAATTGGTTTCAGCACAGCCATGCAAACCGGTGAGTTTACCTTTGCCAATGCCAGACGTGCACACAGTCAATGGAAGGGACTGGTCACAGCCTATGTAGAAGGGGTTCATGTTGAATTTGATAAAGAGGCAGCAACGGATCATCACAAATGTGCCTTAGGACAGTGGTTCTATGGATCGGAAGGTCAACAATATGCCAACCAGCCTGAAATGCAGACACTGGAAAAATGGCATGCCGAATTGCATGCTACTATTAAACGTATCTTAACGGCTCACCAGGTCGGTGATATTGATAACATTAAAAATGAATTCCGTAATTTGGATAAAGCAAGCGAAGAAGTGATTCATAGCCTCACGCAGGTTGAGCAAGCATTGGCAAAAGATCGATCACCCAAAGCCCATCAGCAGCAACCGCGAGCAATAAAATCGACCTCTGCCCCCAAACTGGCACAGGAAAAACCTAAGTCAGTTCCTCCTAAAAAAGAAAACACAACTGCCAGACACAGTGCGGAGACAACGAAGGCAGATCAAATAAAAGCAAAACCGGATACGGAAAAAGGAATGCAAAAACCTGCGCCTTCTCAACCAAAGAACACCTCGACGGATGAGTGGAGTGAGTTCTAGGCAAAAGGCGATGACATAAACCAACAAACTGGGCAGAAGCCCAGTTTTTTTTATGAAGACAAGAAACTAAATGGCTTTCGCAATTAGGGCAATACCAACCAACACAGTGACTATTTCAAAACTGCGCTTAACGAGTTGATTACCACGCACAATTGAAAAGTGTGCTCCCAGATACCCACCAATTAACGAACCCAAAATAAGCGCTGGCAACCAACTCCATTCAATTTGCCCTTGCACGCCTAAAGTCCAGGCTCCGACACCATTCCAGAAAATACCAACCAATACCAAGGTATAAGCGACAGCTGCCTTATAATCAAAGCCGAACCAGACAATGAGCCAAATCGTAACGAACAAACCGGTACCAGATGTTAAGGAGCCATTTAACACACCGATGAAAAACAAAACGATGCCACCGACTAACAACCCTGGCAACGTTTGGTGCTTTGCCGAAGAGCTTTGTCCTAACTCAGGCTTTAAACCTGAATAAATCCCCAATCCCAAGGTCAAAACGCCCAGTGCTATCTGAGCCCAACGATCATCCAACTGCAAAATTAAATTTGCCCCTAAAATCACGCCAGGAAGCCCAAAGACCAAAATAATTGAGACAAAACGCAGGTTAAGCTTGGAAGAACGGATATGGCGGGAAGTCGCCCCAATGCCTAAAAAAACACTAGCAACTTTATGGGTCGCCAATGCAACACTGAAAGGCAACCCTAAAAATAATAGTGCAGGCAGTTGTAGCAGCCCTGCCCCGCCACCGGCTAAGGCTGAGAGCAAATTTGCGACAAGGGAAACAATAAATAAAACAATTTGTTCAGAGACACTATCCATGGCACTAAAATATCGAAGAGATTAATGAGAGGTAATTAATGTCCCAACCCCTTCATCTGTAAAGACTTCGAGCATAACCGCATGCTCAACACGACCATCAATAATATGAGAAGACTCAACGCCATTTTGCACCGCATCTAGCGCACACTGGATTTTAGGCAACATGCCACCATAAATCGTTCCATCCTCAATCAAAGCCGCAACCGATTCCGCATTCAACCCGGTTAATAATTCCCCTTGTTTATCCAACAAGCCTGGTGTGTTCGTTAACAGCATCAGTTTTTCTGCATGCAGCGCTTCAGCGACTTTTCCAGCCACCAAGTCCGCATTAATATTGTAAGAGTGCCCTTGATCATCAACCCCTACTGGCGCAATCACTGGAATGAAATCATCTTGGATCAACATATCCAACACCTTAGTGTTGATACGCTCTACTTCGCCGACATGGCCTAAATCAATTAATTCTGGCGCATTCAAGTCTTCATTAAATGCCGTCATTTCCATTTTTTTGGCACGAATCAAGTTACCATCTTTCCCCGTTAATCCCACGGCATTTCCGTTGTGTTGGTGAATCAGGTTAACAATCTCTTTATTGACCATGCCGCCTAAGACCATTTCAACAATGTCCATGGTTTCGGAATCCGTTACACGCATGCCTTGGATAAATTCGGATTCTTTTCCTACGCGCTCAAGCAAATGACCAATTTGCGGCCCGCCACCATGAACCACGACAGGATTCATGCCGACCAGCTTCATCAAAACAATGTCACGAGCAAAGCCATTTTTTAATGCTTCTTCCGTCATCGCATTCCCGCCATACTTCACCACAATTGTTTTTCCGGAGAAACGTTGGATATAAGGTAAGGCTTCGGCTAAAACAGAGGCAATATTTTGGGCTTGGGCTTTATTTAAATTCATGGTTTTTTGAACTCTCATGACAGACTCTTAAGATTAAAAGGAAAAATAAATCACTGGCTTTTTTAAATCCAGCCATTTAAAACAACCCTCCAATTTTACCATTTTTAACCTATTAAAAAGGGCTTTGATAATAAACCCTCCTAGAAAGCATTTCTTGTGGTGTAAGCCATGTATGGTTACAATCACGCGAATTCTCTGAGAACTAAAAAGGAATGGGCATGAAACGGTTAAGTTTAGCATTGCTTATGTTGTTGTTTTTATCGGGTTGCAACACGCTACCACATCGCTTTTCAAACGAAGAAGTAATTGATTTACAAAACAAAAACAATATTGAAGCCACGACTGCGTTAGTCAATACTTTAAAAGCAAAAGGATTTACGACTCGAAAAATTTCACCCACTCAATTTTTAGTTCGTTACAACGAGCATGATTTTTTAATGGAACCCAAAATTGTCGAAGATGGATTAAGCCGGATTCTTGTTTCACGACTGTTCAAAATTAAAGAAGAATACCAAGAATCTCCTGAGCTGTTTGTACTGATTATCGCACTGAACCGTCATTTAAATTTTGCTAAATTTTCTATGCTCCCAGAGAATAGAGCCGGACAAGTACAAACCGCGATCACATTTGTCGATGAAACCATTCAAATCTTGGAAATTCAACAGTTTTTGATATGGATGGATGACAGCCTAAACAAAATCAAAACCATGGTGCCACCTGAAGCGCTTCATATGCTGGAAAATGAAACGAACTGATTCAACAAAGCCTTCTTAAAGAAGGCTTTGTTGGTTATGCGGAATAGCGTTGCTGAATCCGATCCAAAATGGCTTTTCGCTGCTCAATCATTTTTTGAATCTGCTCACGCAATTGTTCAAAAAACTGCTTGGCATCTTGAGCAGCTTCCCGACCTTTACCTAAAGAAGCAAAAGGCCTTTCCAAGCTGATTGCCTCGGACGCCCTTTCCGATTTGATTTGCTGAAGCGAGTTCATAGCCTCACTGAAGTCTTTTATAGCCTGTTGCTGAGATGCTGAAAAAAAGGTATGAGAGTCAGATTTTGAAGGTTGAAAAGCTTGACGTTCCGCCAAATCAATCGCTTGTGCAGTTTGCACGGCGCCATTCTCCATTAAAACGATCCCTGCCGACTTAACATGACCCAGTTTCTCGCCTTGCGATCCCATTAAATCTTCTTCCTGTTCAGCATGTCCTAAATAAATCGCACCGACCCCTTTTGAAGCCAAGCTCACCAAATGTGATTCATTTGATTGATCTGTCCAAAGCTTCAGATGCTGAAAAATAGGATCCGCTTCATCAATCCAGCCATTGCCATCGGCATCAAATATTGCTAAATCCGCAAATGCCTGCCCACTTTGGGCGCCAAACAGTTCGGAGCCATCATTGACCTGGCCATCCTGATTTTCATCAAACACGAGAAAGCCACTCCCCGCACCTAACTGTGCAAAATGATGTTGCTCTCCGTTTCCTTGTATATCAAATTCAAAAAACTGGTCATTCAATGTAACGGACTCTGTTCCAAAGTTAATCACTAACGGGTCTTGCATTGACGCAACACTCAAAGATGCTTTGCTTTCAGCCATTACTTCCGTTTTTGCTGAATGCGAGGTTACAAGTTTAAAATCAATTGAACGTCCATCGTTCAATAATACCTGCCCAGTGGCTGACATAGCTGAAAAAGAGGCGGTTTTAAGATGGAGCTGATGGTTCAAATCAAATGAGACTTCTCCACTGACTTCAATTGACGCTTTATCATTGGCTGGAAAGGCCTTTTGTGACGCCACTAAAGCCGATTCTCCTGTCAAACTTAATTGCGCCAATTCATGAATGACTTGAGTTTGCTTTAAAACGGTTTCTTGTTGTCCCTGAGTGACTTGACTGGTTGATTCAAACTGTCTTTGCTTTCGGTGTGAATAATCAAAACGTTCAGATTGTTGATATTCTACTCGTTGATCACTATTTGTTAGCAATTGAGGGCGAACGGCTTCGCCCACCATTAAGCTTTGTTTCTGTGAAAAAGACGAGTCATACTGATGTTGCTGTTGCAGGCGAACAGCGGAAGATTGGATAATCATTTTTGGGTGCTCCACGATACATTATTAAACAAATTTCCCTTGTTTAATCGTGACAAGCGAACTGACACGATGTCGTAGAATCACACTTTCATTTCTGGTCGATGAACGGTGACGGCTTATAAGCCTTATCGAATTGCTCTGGCAATTTCTGTTTTATGTTTAGAGTGCTTCATTCTGAGTGAAAGCTTAAAACTGTTATCGACCAGTTTGATATTTTATTGAGTTAATTAACCGGATTAATCTCTAAAATTGTTAAATTGCAGAGGCATGTCGAGGTCTTCCATCCCTTTCAACAGTTGCATCACCGCTTGCAAATCATCGCGTTTTTTTCCGGTGACACGAATCGTGTCTTCTTGCTTTGCTGCTTGTACTTTGATTTTCGATTCTTTAATCGCTTTGATGATTTTCTTAGCCAAAGGGGCATCCAGC
It encodes the following:
- a CDS encoding sulfite exporter TauE/SafE family protein, with translation MDSVSEQIVLFIVSLVANLLSALAGGGAGLLQLPALLFLGLPFSVALATHKVASVFLGIGATSRHIRSSKLNLRFVSIILVFGLPGVILGANLILQLDDRWAQIALGVLTLGLGIYSGLKPELGQSSSAKHQTLPGLLVGGIVLFFIGVLNGSLTSGTGLFVTIWLIVWFGFDYKAAVAYTLVLVGIFWNGVGAWTLGVQGQIEWSWLPALILGSLIGGYLGAHFSIVRGNQLVKRSFEIVTVLVGIALIAKAI
- the argB gene encoding acetylglutamate kinase, with the protein product MRVQKTMNLNKAQAQNIASVLAEALPYIQRFSGKTIVVKYGGNAMTEEALKNGFARDIVLMKLVGMNPVVVHGGGPQIGHLLERVGKESEFIQGMRVTDSETMDIVEMVLGGMVNKEIVNLIHQHNGNAVGLTGKDGNLIRAKKMEMTAFNEDLNAPELIDLGHVGEVERINTKVLDMLIQDDFIPVIAPVGVDDQGHSYNINADLVAGKVAEALHAEKLMLLTNTPGLLDKQGELLTGLNAESVAALIEDGTIYGGMLPKIQCALDAVQNGVESSHIIDGRVEHAVMLEVFTDEGVGTLITSH